A window of Fodinibius salinus contains these coding sequences:
- the ppsA gene encoding phosphoenolpyruvate synthase gives MTQQKMILDLSEISLDMVGEVGGKNASLGEMIGNLSDRGINVPDGFAVTVHAYDRYMEANDLTERIQSLIDDLNVDDLVQLRKTGTEIRQIIMDGNFPDDLLQTIEDRYEELSLEYGKEATDVAVRSSATTEDLPDASFAGQQDSFLNVRGHNNVINSIKACFASLFTDRAISYRESAGFNHMEAKLSVAVQKMARSDLGASGVSFSIDPESGFDNAVIINGTFGLGELLVQGEISPDEFIVFKPTLAEGKDAIIEKKLGNKTHKLAYGHKPNELTKKLSLEESQQKSFCLTDEQALQLARWVVEIEEYYSERNGRWTPVDVEWAYDGLSEELFIVQARPETVHANQSPDTLKEFNIADDNRHERLIFEGIAVGDRIGLGKVNLIHTLDGRDGSADEADFEEGQVLVTEMTDPDWEPLMKKASAIITNKGGRTCHAAIVARELGIPAIVGSEQATHILSDEQEVTVSCAEGSTGKIYEGLVQYEEVDHQISQLPQTETPIMLNVASPDMAFKFSKVPNSGVGLAREEFIINNYIHAHPLALLHHREIGDEELTEQINEITYAYDDEADFFIKKLSYGIAHIGAAFYPNRVIVRFSDFKSNEYRNLVGGKYYEPEEENPMIGWRGASRYYSDKYKEAFGLECEAIKRVRDVYGLTNVTVMIPFCRTVEELQKVLATMEEFGLKRGENGLEVYLMAETPSNIMLADQFAKYIDGFSIGSNDLTQLTLGLDRDSSLVSHIYDERNDAVKRMILLLLEKAKAAGVKVGICGQGPSDFPDFAEFLVANGIDTISVTPDSMFKTLHSISELEASMKE, from the coding sequence ATGACTCAACAGAAAATGATTCTGGATCTCTCAGAGATCAGTTTGGATATGGTAGGAGAAGTCGGTGGAAAAAATGCTTCACTCGGTGAAATGATCGGAAATTTATCGGATCGTGGTATTAACGTGCCTGACGGTTTTGCGGTTACAGTGCATGCCTATGATCGCTACATGGAAGCCAACGATCTCACTGAGCGAATTCAGTCATTAATTGATGATCTGAACGTGGATGATCTCGTCCAGTTGCGGAAAACAGGTACTGAAATCCGGCAAATAATTATGGACGGGAATTTCCCCGACGACCTGTTGCAGACGATTGAAGATCGTTATGAAGAACTTTCGCTAGAATATGGCAAGGAGGCTACGGATGTAGCAGTTCGTTCGTCGGCTACCACCGAAGATTTACCTGATGCCTCTTTTGCCGGTCAGCAGGATTCTTTCCTTAATGTCCGCGGACATAATAATGTCATAAACTCTATTAAGGCATGTTTTGCATCACTCTTTACCGATCGTGCCATATCTTATCGGGAGTCGGCAGGGTTTAATCACATGGAGGCCAAACTTTCAGTGGCGGTCCAAAAAATGGCACGCTCTGATCTGGGCGCCTCCGGCGTTTCTTTTTCTATTGATCCTGAGAGTGGCTTCGACAATGCGGTAATTATTAATGGTACATTTGGATTAGGGGAACTGTTGGTGCAGGGAGAAATATCGCCCGACGAATTTATTGTGTTTAAACCTACCTTGGCCGAAGGAAAAGATGCCATTATTGAGAAAAAGCTGGGTAACAAAACACACAAGCTGGCTTATGGACATAAACCTAATGAGCTTACGAAGAAACTGAGCCTTGAAGAATCACAGCAAAAATCATTTTGTCTGACGGATGAGCAAGCCCTGCAGCTTGCCCGTTGGGTAGTCGAAATAGAGGAGTACTATTCTGAGCGAAATGGTCGCTGGACTCCTGTAGATGTGGAATGGGCTTATGATGGTCTTTCGGAAGAATTGTTCATTGTTCAGGCTAGGCCAGAGACCGTTCACGCGAATCAAAGTCCAGATACCCTAAAAGAATTTAATATAGCGGATGACAATCGCCACGAGCGTCTTATCTTCGAAGGTATTGCCGTGGGAGACCGTATTGGGCTGGGTAAGGTTAATCTGATCCACACCCTGGACGGACGCGACGGCTCTGCTGATGAAGCTGATTTTGAAGAAGGACAAGTACTTGTTACCGAGATGACGGATCCCGACTGGGAGCCACTAATGAAAAAAGCATCAGCTATTATCACTAACAAGGGAGGACGCACTTGCCACGCTGCTATTGTGGCACGTGAACTGGGCATTCCCGCCATTGTGGGCTCCGAACAGGCTACACATATTCTTAGTGACGAGCAAGAAGTTACTGTTTCATGTGCAGAGGGGAGTACCGGTAAAATTTATGAGGGACTCGTACAATATGAGGAAGTTGACCATCAGATTTCACAGTTGCCTCAAACAGAGACGCCCATCATGCTGAATGTAGCTTCCCCAGATATGGCCTTTAAATTTAGCAAGGTGCCTAATTCTGGTGTAGGATTGGCACGCGAAGAGTTTATCATCAATAATTATATTCACGCGCACCCGCTGGCCCTGTTGCATCACCGAGAAATTGGCGACGAAGAGCTGACGGAGCAGATTAATGAGATTACCTATGCTTATGATGATGAAGCTGATTTCTTTATTAAAAAACTATCGTATGGTATTGCCCATATTGGTGCAGCTTTTTATCCCAACCGGGTAATTGTGCGCTTTTCAGATTTTAAATCCAATGAATATAGAAATCTCGTCGGCGGAAAATACTACGAGCCGGAAGAAGAAAACCCTATGATAGGTTGGCGGGGTGCTTCGCGCTACTACTCGGATAAATACAAAGAGGCCTTTGGTCTTGAGTGCGAAGCTATTAAGCGTGTACGCGATGTGTATGGGCTGACGAACGTTACTGTGATGATCCCATTTTGTCGTACAGTCGAAGAGCTACAGAAGGTACTGGCAACTATGGAAGAGTTTGGTCTTAAACGTGGCGAGAATGGGTTGGAAGTGTATCTGATGGCCGAAACGCCCTCAAATATTATGTTGGCTGATCAATTTGCCAAATACATTGACGGATTTTCGATAGGATCCAATGATCTTACGCAGCTTACACTCGGTCTCGATCGGGATTCGTCGCTCGTTTCACACATATATGATGAGCGCAATGATGCAGTTAAACGAATGATTTTATTGTTACTGGAAAAAGCAAAGGCCGCAGGCGTCAAAGTGGGAATCTGTGGTCAGGGGCCATCTGACTTTCCCGATTTTGCCGAGTTCTTGGTAGCCAACGGCATTGATACTATTTCTGTTACTCCGGATTCTATGTTTAAAACGCTACATTCTATTAGTGAGCTGGAAGCATCGATGAAAGAATAA
- the purB gene encoding adenylosuccinate lyase, whose protein sequence is MIERYSRKEMADIWSLENQFQAWLEVELAACNAWSKLGKIPKEDVEKLYKKANFDVDRIKEIEKQTRHDVVAFTRSVSESLGEEKKWVHYGLTSTDVVDTANGYRLKQANKILRKEIQHIIDVLAEKAKKHKFTVMMGRTHGVHAEPTTFGLKCALWYAEMKRNQERFEKAADAVEFGKMSGSVGTFANIPPEVESSVCEELGLTPAPISTQTLQRDRHADYLSTLALIGSTMEKMAVEIRHLQRSEVREAEEFFREGQKGSSSMPHKRNPVSSENISGCSRLLRGYMMSAYENIPLWHERDISHSSVERVILPDATILLDYMLNRFSGVVEKLTIYEDNMEENIFKTYGLTFSQRLLHMLIDEGGMSREKAYDTVQPLAMQSWNEKKMFRDLVEADETVQEYLTKENIDEAFDLDHHTRNVEQIFERVGLE, encoded by the coding sequence ATGATTGAGCGATATTCCCGCAAAGAGATGGCCGATATTTGGTCACTGGAGAATCAATTTCAGGCTTGGCTTGAGGTAGAACTGGCCGCCTGCAATGCCTGGAGTAAACTGGGTAAAATTCCTAAAGAAGATGTCGAAAAATTATACAAGAAGGCTAATTTCGATGTTGATCGTATCAAAGAGATTGAAAAGCAGACACGTCACGATGTTGTAGCCTTTACACGTTCAGTTTCGGAGTCGCTCGGTGAAGAAAAGAAGTGGGTACATTATGGATTAACCTCTACTGATGTAGTGGATACAGCCAACGGCTATCGTCTGAAGCAGGCCAATAAAATTCTGCGAAAAGAAATCCAGCATATTATAGACGTCTTGGCTGAAAAAGCAAAGAAGCACAAGTTTACAGTGATGATGGGACGTACTCACGGTGTGCATGCCGAGCCTACTACTTTTGGACTAAAGTGTGCGCTATGGTATGCTGAGATGAAGCGTAATCAAGAACGTTTTGAGAAAGCGGCTGACGCTGTTGAGTTTGGCAAAATGAGTGGTTCGGTTGGAACCTTTGCCAATATACCACCGGAAGTAGAGTCCTCCGTTTGTGAAGAGCTGGGACTAACACCTGCGCCTATATCTACGCAAACTCTCCAGCGCGACCGCCATGCTGATTACCTTTCCACGTTGGCGCTGATAGGCTCCACGATGGAAAAAATGGCCGTTGAAATTCGACACTTGCAGCGTAGCGAGGTTCGCGAAGCAGAGGAATTTTTCCGTGAGGGACAAAAAGGATCCTCCTCGATGCCGCATAAGCGAAATCCGGTAAGCTCGGAAAATATTTCGGGCTGCTCGCGGTTGTTACGTGGCTACATGATGTCGGCTTACGAAAATATTCCGCTATGGCATGAACGCGATATTTCGCATTCATCGGTAGAACGGGTGATCCTGCCAGATGCTACTATCTTGTTAGATTATATGCTGAATCGCTTTTCGGGAGTTGTCGAAAAGCTGACGATCTACGAGGATAATATGGAAGAGAATATTTTTAAAACATATGGACTCACCTTTTCACAAAGGTTACTGCACATGCTTATTGACGAAGGAGGGATGTCCCGTGAAAAAGCATATGATACTGTCCAACCGTTGGCTATGCAGTCCTGGAATGAAAAGAAAATGTTCCGTGACCTTGTTGAAGCAGACGAAACGGTACAGGAATACTTGACTAAAGAAAATATTGATGAAGCCTTTGATCTGGATCACCATACGAGAAACGTCGAGCAGATTTTTGAACGCGTAGGATTAGAATAA
- a CDS encoding DUF2779 domain-containing protein → MSQTSKQATYLTKHLFGAGIECPQKLFYYARQYPQNQGAVPFIRHAVFNKRLLKALVRSVFPQGVFVKEDSVSAANSQTNKLLEEGNRTIFDAVFAYEKMMARLPIVQRKDNELILFHLQTKVFDSQHYSLTNQEGKIRGKWQDYLLDFAYQAYLVQQWWPDMQLRTILVLPEKQGLAKENYLPGKLWHSDDNNNTADILPANQELVAKQDVTALIDRVWHDASFADEVLPRPTFKETLYFLRDQYLGGEKSSFDIGMKCKDCEFRIDQSRINEKTKSGFDECWVAKAGLESPSEQHVFDLIGSGTKQWIAKGHYKQQQIPPHEVMSVKDITGENGRISHAMRQSLQIHKAKGNSVPGEIIRPQLIEEVNGWQYPLHFLDFEAGNYAVPIRSGRSPYDLLLFQFSCHTLYKDGSWKHHQWIDNLQSEYANYELIRQLMEVPGINAGTIIQYSNFERHALKAIRRELMHESTTITDAENLIQWIEGIIHRNDSLHHDPPYIADLSRQVKQFYYNCEMGSSLSIKDVLQSVMSYSSFLKEQYSQPYSSSNFDQFIWWQDDDTGNIRNPYSLLSEAGDWPIRRGAEAMVVFGKLISRELAPPEEQSMREALLKYCELDTLAMLMIYQHWKHQIN, encoded by the coding sequence ATGAGTCAGACTTCTAAGCAGGCTACGTATTTGACAAAACACCTGTTTGGAGCCGGTATTGAATGCCCACAAAAATTATTTTACTACGCTCGTCAATATCCTCAAAATCAAGGGGCTGTTCCGTTTATTAGACATGCTGTTTTCAACAAACGATTGTTAAAAGCGTTGGTACGGTCGGTCTTTCCTCAAGGAGTATTTGTGAAAGAGGATTCTGTTTCAGCAGCAAATAGTCAAACGAACAAACTGTTGGAGGAAGGGAATAGGACAATATTTGATGCGGTGTTTGCCTACGAAAAAATGATGGCACGCCTTCCCATTGTCCAACGAAAAGATAATGAACTTATCTTATTTCACCTGCAAACCAAAGTTTTCGATTCACAGCATTATAGTCTGACAAATCAGGAAGGAAAAATAAGAGGGAAATGGCAGGATTATCTACTCGATTTTGCTTATCAAGCGTATTTGGTTCAGCAATGGTGGCCGGATATGCAGTTACGGACTATATTGGTGCTGCCCGAAAAGCAAGGTCTTGCGAAAGAAAATTATCTTCCCGGAAAACTTTGGCATTCCGATGATAATAACAACACAGCGGACATTTTACCTGCTAATCAAGAGCTTGTTGCCAAGCAAGATGTAACGGCACTGATTGATAGGGTATGGCATGATGCTTCTTTTGCGGATGAGGTTTTGCCCCGCCCAACATTTAAGGAGACCCTCTATTTTTTGCGCGATCAGTATTTGGGAGGCGAAAAATCCTCTTTTGATATCGGGATGAAGTGCAAAGATTGTGAGTTCAGGATTGACCAAAGTCGTATTAATGAGAAGACGAAAAGTGGGTTTGATGAATGCTGGGTTGCGAAAGCTGGGCTCGAAAGTCCTTCCGAACAGCACGTGTTTGATCTCATCGGTTCGGGTACTAAACAATGGATCGCCAAAGGACATTACAAACAGCAGCAAATTCCGCCGCATGAAGTTATGAGTGTTAAAGATATTACCGGGGAAAATGGTCGTATCAGTCATGCCATGCGTCAGTCACTACAGATACATAAAGCAAAAGGGAATAGCGTTCCCGGAGAAATTATACGCCCACAGCTTATTGAGGAGGTAAACGGGTGGCAATATCCACTGCATTTTTTGGATTTTGAGGCGGGTAATTATGCTGTGCCAATTCGTTCGGGGCGCTCTCCTTACGATTTACTGTTGTTTCAATTTTCATGTCATACGTTGTATAAGGATGGATCATGGAAGCACCATCAGTGGATAGATAACCTGCAAAGTGAGTATGCAAATTATGAGCTTATCCGTCAGCTTATGGAAGTACCTGGAATTAATGCAGGAACAATTATACAATATTCAAATTTTGAACGGCATGCTCTTAAAGCTATTCGCCGTGAGCTGATGCATGAAAGTACTACAATTACAGATGCTGAGAATCTTATCCAGTGGATTGAAGGGATTATCCATCGCAATGATTCATTGCATCATGATCCGCCGTATATCGCTGATCTGAGCCGGCAGGTCAAGCAATTTTACTACAATTGCGAAATGGGGAGCTCGCTGAGTATCAAAGATGTATTGCAGTCGGTGATGAGCTACAGCTCGTTTCTCAAAGAGCAATATTCTCAACCATATAGCAGCTCCAATTTTGACCAGTTTATTTGGTGGCAGGATGATGATACTGGCAATATCCGAAACCCTTATTCATTACTGAGTGAAGCCGGAGATTGGCCCATTCGCCGCGGTGCCGAAGCAATGGTAGTATTTGGGAAACTTATTTCGCGTGAGCTGGCGCCACCGGAGGAACAAAGCATGCGTGAGGCTCTGCTTAAATATTGTGAGCTAGACACGCTGGCAATGCTGATGATTTATCAGCACTGGAAGCATCAGATCAATTAA
- the murB gene encoding UDP-N-acetylmuramate dehydrogenase, translating to MSNSFESLVETDVNLKPFNTLNISARARYFASIENTDQLKKILNHPGSFGLSIRIIGGGSNILFADDYDGLVLHIDIKGREVIDETEEHVWLKVGAGENWHQTVRYCIDKGWGGIENLSLIPGTVGAAPIQNIGAYGVELAEVFEWLEGMDIEGRATRRYEREFCEFGYRDSIFKGELKGIVIVTQVVLKLSKDPELNTSYGSIQSELKDRGITDPTIEDISDIIIDIRNSKLPDPNTLGNAGSFFKNPIVDEARYQKITEQYPDAPGYPMEDGKVKVPAGWLIEEAGWKGKVVGNTGTYKQQALVIVNHGGATGDEILQLADDIQQSVEDLFGIALVPEVNIIN from the coding sequence ATGAGCAACTCTTTTGAATCATTAGTCGAAACGGATGTAAACTTAAAGCCTTTTAACACTTTAAATATTTCCGCACGGGCACGTTATTTTGCTTCCATTGAAAATACCGATCAGCTAAAAAAGATATTGAATCATCCAGGTTCATTTGGATTGAGTATTCGCATCATAGGAGGGGGCAGTAATATCCTGTTTGCGGATGATTATGACGGCTTGGTATTACATATCGATATAAAAGGACGAGAGGTTATTGACGAAACGGAGGAGCATGTTTGGCTAAAAGTGGGAGCCGGGGAAAACTGGCATCAGACTGTTCGCTACTGTATTGATAAAGGGTGGGGAGGCATAGAAAATTTATCACTTATTCCCGGAACAGTAGGAGCCGCACCCATCCAAAATATTGGAGCTTACGGGGTAGAACTGGCGGAAGTATTTGAGTGGTTAGAAGGTATGGATATTGAAGGCCGCGCTACCCGCAGGTATGAAAGGGAATTTTGTGAATTTGGATATCGTGACAGCATATTCAAGGGAGAGCTAAAAGGCATTGTTATTGTAACGCAAGTTGTGCTTAAACTTTCCAAAGACCCTGAGCTTAATACTTCGTATGGATCTATTCAATCTGAATTGAAAGATCGAGGTATTACCGATCCTACTATTGAGGATATTAGTGACATTATTATTGATATTCGAAATAGTAAGCTGCCGGATCCTAATACATTAGGTAATGCAGGCAGTTTTTTCAAAAATCCTATTGTAGATGAGGCTCGTTATCAGAAAATTACCGAACAATATCCGGATGCACCGGGCTATCCAATGGAGGATGGGAAAGTAAAAGTTCCGGCGGGCTGGCTGATTGAAGAAGCAGGCTGGAAAGGAAAGGTAGTAGGCAATACCGGAACTTATAAGCAGCAGGCGCTGGTCATTGTCAATCACGGTGGAGCAACGGGAGATGAAATTCTGCAGCTTGCCGATGATATTCAACAATCGGTAGAGGATCTTTTTGGCATTGCGCTGGTCCCAGAAGTGAATATTATTAACTGA
- a CDS encoding M48 family metalloprotease → MKTTHLRNIILLVVVGLFISSCAVQRSPITGNKRAYGYSWEKELKIGEQSDKQIQQQYGVYGDEKISHYVNDIGQELLSVSHMRRENTSEKYRQTEFTFRVLNSPITNAFALPGGYVYVTRGMLAHLENEAQLAVVLGHEIGHVAARHSSQRALEQQVGQIALIGGAVAGQELLDVPAKNILGLGSQAAQFLFLSYSRDDERESDQLGVEYAAMKNYEAANGAGFFSALKRISAQSGQSIPDWQSSHPDPAERANTIPDLAREWREKGYKQNIENTDEFMNTIDGMIYGNNPRNGFSDDNMFYHPDLAFQFSVPSNWKVQNQPSQVAVFNEQQDAVTVMKIDDKSSTPKASVSNVINQEEFRMQSQNEVRHNGLNGFEATATAMTKDSTQYKFYLYAVSYNSDIYQFTSYSVADKFSNYSRYFRQTSNSFAELNDQQILDIKPTRLEVRKTDRSAPFSSFLPSNFPMDITAEDVAILNQVQLDETIEAGSWIKIPRQ, encoded by the coding sequence ATGAAAACTACTCATTTGCGAAATATTATACTTTTAGTCGTAGTCGGACTTTTTATCAGTTCTTGCGCCGTACAGAGGAGTCCCATTACGGGTAATAAACGAGCATATGGATACAGTTGGGAGAAGGAACTCAAAATTGGGGAACAGTCTGACAAGCAAATCCAGCAGCAGTATGGGGTTTATGGGGATGAGAAGATATCACACTATGTTAATGACATCGGTCAGGAGTTACTTTCTGTTAGCCATATGCGCCGCGAAAATACGTCTGAAAAGTACCGGCAAACTGAATTTACTTTTCGGGTACTAAATAGCCCCATCACGAATGCTTTTGCACTGCCGGGCGGTTATGTATATGTGACGAGAGGAATGCTGGCTCATCTTGAAAATGAAGCACAACTGGCGGTAGTACTGGGACACGAAATTGGTCACGTTGCAGCGCGGCATTCCTCACAGCGTGCCCTAGAGCAGCAAGTGGGACAAATCGCACTCATTGGCGGAGCGGTAGCAGGACAGGAATTGTTGGATGTACCCGCCAAAAATATTTTGGGATTAGGAAGTCAAGCAGCACAGTTTTTATTTCTTAGCTACAGTCGCGATGACGAACGCGAATCGGATCAACTAGGGGTTGAATACGCCGCGATGAAAAATTATGAAGCAGCCAATGGGGCGGGATTTTTTAGTGCGCTAAAACGTATTTCTGCACAATCGGGACAAAGTATTCCCGACTGGCAATCTTCGCACCCCGATCCTGCTGAACGAGCAAATACCATCCCTGATCTTGCCCGGGAATGGCGTGAGAAAGGATATAAGCAAAATATTGAGAACACTGATGAATTTATGAATACCATTGATGGGATGATTTATGGGAATAATCCGCGTAACGGATTTTCTGATGATAACATGTTTTATCATCCCGATCTTGCTTTTCAGTTTAGTGTTCCGTCCAACTGGAAGGTACAAAATCAGCCTTCGCAAGTAGCTGTTTTTAATGAACAGCAAGATGCTGTAACGGTGATGAAAATCGACGACAAAAGCAGTACACCCAAGGCATCGGTATCCAATGTTATTAACCAAGAGGAGTTTCGTATGCAGTCACAGAACGAAGTGCGGCATAACGGACTCAATGGATTTGAAGCAACAGCTACCGCCATGACTAAAGACAGTACCCAGTATAAATTTTATTTGTATGCTGTGTCGTATAATAGCGATATTTATCAGTTTACCTCGTATAGTGTGGCGGATAAATTTTCGAACTATAGCAGGTACTTTCGCCAGACTAGTAATTCTTTTGCTGAGCTTAACGACCAGCAAATTCTTGATATCAAACCGACACGCTTAGAAGTACGAAAGACTGACCGTTCAGCTCCATTTTCGTCTTTTTTACCTTCAAATTTTCCGATGGATATTACTGCAGAAGATGTGGCCATTCTTAATCAAGTACAGCTGGATGAGACCATTGAGGCCGGTAGCTGGATTAAAATTCCGAGACAGTAA
- a CDS encoding hemolysin family protein, which yields MAISSFSTIVFAVLTACMVLGISFSALFSSSEIAFLTLINHNELLSEGNSAQTSHRLLERMLKYPNRLLATLQIGNTTANIFSAILAAVLTGELIAVFALPAIPVYIIEVLVVVLVLLVLSEITPKLSAIENPLTTAQRNSLFIYPFFVICKPLAMILTTSRLNLEDRLSTTDSEMTTEELITMAEVSESAEPIKNEEREIIENVIEFGSTIAREIMTSRVDIAAIPTGSSLDEVLELIRGEGLSRMPIYEDNLDNILGVIHSKDVLPYINSDIERTTINWRNIARKALFVPATKKLDDLLRDFQQERTHIAIVVDEYGGTEGLVTLDDILEEIVGDISDEYDEGDDKLYTRFKSGVYIFEAAIDLDDMEEVLDCSLTSEDDEYETLGGLLYHLTERLPNVGERINYQNLECTIHSVENNRVKKVRVKVQDRPERSPEKD from the coding sequence TTGGCTATTTCTTCGTTTAGTACTATTGTGTTTGCTGTATTAACAGCTTGTATGGTTTTGGGAATTTCGTTCTCTGCTCTTTTTTCCAGCTCAGAGATCGCATTTCTAACTCTTATTAATCACAATGAACTTTTGTCCGAAGGGAACTCAGCCCAAACATCACACCGCCTTTTGGAACGGATGCTCAAGTATCCCAATCGACTGTTAGCTACTTTACAGATTGGGAATACAACAGCAAATATATTTTCTGCTATTCTTGCTGCAGTACTTACCGGTGAATTAATTGCCGTGTTTGCGTTGCCTGCTATTCCTGTATATATCATCGAAGTTTTGGTGGTTGTTCTTGTGCTTCTTGTTTTAAGTGAGATTACGCCCAAATTAAGCGCCATAGAAAATCCGCTGACTACTGCTCAGCGGAACAGTCTTTTTATTTATCCCTTCTTTGTGATATGTAAACCTCTGGCAATGATTCTTACTACTAGTAGGCTAAACCTGGAGGATCGACTGTCAACAACGGACAGTGAAATGACGACCGAAGAGCTGATAACTATGGCAGAGGTAAGCGAATCAGCAGAGCCAATCAAAAATGAGGAGCGCGAAATTATTGAGAATGTAATTGAATTTGGTAGTACTATTGCCCGCGAAATTATGACCTCCAGGGTTGATATTGCTGCTATTCCAACCGGTAGTTCGTTAGATGAAGTATTAGAATTGATTCGTGGCGAAGGACTTTCGCGGATGCCTATTTACGAGGATAATCTCGACAATATATTGGGGGTTATCCATTCAAAGGATGTGCTGCCGTATATTAATTCTGATATTGAGCGTACTACTATCAACTGGCGAAATATTGCCCGGAAGGCATTGTTTGTACCCGCTACTAAAAAGCTTGATGATCTGCTTCGCGACTTCCAGCAGGAGCGAACACATATTGCCATTGTTGTGGATGAATATGGAGGCACGGAAGGGCTCGTCACGCTTGACGATATTCTCGAAGAGATTGTAGGTGATATTTCGGATGAATATGATGAAGGCGATGATAAGCTTTATACGCGTTTTAAAAGTGGAGTCTATATTTTTGAAGCAGCCATCGATCTTGATGATATGGAAGAGGTGTTGGATTGTTCGTTAACCTCTGAAGATGATGAATATGAAACTTTGGGCGGACTTTTATATCATCTTACCGAACGATTGCCTAATGTGGGAGAACGTATTAATTATCAGAATTTAGAGTGCACCATCCATTCAGTAGAAAATAATCGCGTCAAAAAAGTTCGGGTTAAGGTACAAGATCGTCCCGAACGATCACCAGAAAAAGATTAA
- a CDS encoding acyl-CoA reductase has translation MEELKLRINTLLKATENWLNGDNHYLMDAIDRTVREGYFSFEDTQYAIRAIKEGITKSRIEEWCERAEINDGTDASGQNVLCLHAGNLPLVGFQDAFATLLSGARYTGKISKKDPYLLPTFLNEVKKTELWTDMDVQWTHRLDDFEGMRHDAILFAGSESSVPSVKKAIEEYNLAKQDGRYLIRTAHFSIAYLDQKDDQTMQDLAEAILRYGGKGCRSAAIVVSPYGLDEMKSDLVDFARSFWQENPQHLEPSPKLRQQYAYNEAVGRTQCWFDYFLVQEDGLELDQDFVCYWVQGDEQTVADLAEMYGQQLQSIYVTQSDNKIPDWQERTELLANAQQPPIHWQPDSVDTLAWLKD, from the coding sequence ATGGAGGAGCTTAAATTACGAATAAATACGCTGCTGAAGGCCACAGAAAACTGGCTTAATGGTGATAATCATTATCTGATGGATGCCATCGATCGCACGGTACGAGAAGGATACTTCAGTTTTGAGGATACGCAATATGCTATTCGAGCAATTAAGGAAGGTATCACAAAAAGCAGGATAGAGGAGTGGTGTGAACGGGCGGAGATCAATGATGGGACAGATGCATCCGGACAAAATGTATTATGTTTGCATGCGGGTAACCTGCCGCTTGTGGGGTTTCAGGATGCTTTTGCAACGCTCCTGAGCGGTGCGCGATATACGGGAAAAATTTCGAAGAAAGATCCATATTTGTTGCCTACCTTTTTAAATGAGGTAAAGAAGACAGAGTTGTGGACGGATATGGATGTGCAGTGGACCCACCGCCTTGATGATTTTGAGGGTATGCGTCACGATGCGATCTTATTTGCAGGGTCAGAATCATCAGTGCCGAGTGTTAAAAAGGCCATTGAAGAATATAATCTTGCCAAACAGGATGGGCGGTATCTTATCCGTACGGCTCATTTTTCGATAGCCTATCTGGATCAAAAAGATGATCAGACAATGCAGGATCTGGCAGAAGCAATATTAAGATATGGAGGTAAGGGATGTCGTTCTGCAGCTATTGTAGTTTCTCCTTATGGATTGGATGAGATGAAGTCTGATCTGGTCGATTTCGCCCGCTCATTTTGGCAAGAAAATCCGCAGCATCTAGAGCCTTCGCCAAAATTGAGGCAGCAGTATGCCTATAACGAAGCGGTGGGACGGACGCAGTGCTGGTTTGACTATTTTTTAGTGCAAGAGGATGGGCTGGAACTGGATCAGGACTTTGTGTGCTACTGGGTGCAGGGTGACGAGCAGACCGTGGCTGATTTGGCCGAGATGTATGGTCAGCAGTTACAAAGTATTTATGTGACACAATCTGATAATAAAATTCCGGACTGGCAAGAGCGTACAGAATTACTTGCTAATGCTCAGCAGCCGCCCATCCATTGGCAACCGGACAGCGTTGATACTCTGGCGTGGTTAAAAGATTAG